One stretch of Dokdonia sp. Hel_I_53 DNA includes these proteins:
- a CDS encoding peptide chain release factor 3 codes for MNVKKEIARRRTFGIVSHPDAGKTTLTEKLLLFGGAIQEAGAVKSNKIKKGATSDFMEIERQRGISVATSVLAFEYNGIKINILDTPGHKDFAEDTFRTLTAVDSVIVVIDVAKGVEEQTEKLVEVCRMRNIPMIVFVNKLDREGKDAFELLDEIEEKLHLKVTPLSFPIGMGYDFKGIYNIWEKNVNIFSGDSRKNIEETVEISDLSDSVLDELVGDKAADTLREEVELVQGVYPAFDNQAYLDGKLQPVFFGSALNNFGVRELLDCFVKIAPTPRPKKSEERLVHPDEKDFSGFVFKIHANMDPKHRDRLAFIKIVSGVFERNKPYLHVRNKKNLKFSSPNAFFAERKEIVDISYPGDIVGLHDTGNFKIGDTLTSGEELHYKGIPAFSPEHFRYINNADPMKSKQLAKGIDQLMDEGVAQLFTLELNGRKVIGTVGALQYEVIQYRLEHEYGAKCTYEPLSVTKACWVEPEDPKSEEFKEFLRVKQRFMAKDKRGQLVFLADSPFTLQMTQQKYPSIKMHFVSEFKD; via the coding sequence ATGAACGTTAAAAAGGAAATCGCACGCCGTCGAACTTTTGGAATTGTTTCTCACCCTGATGCAGGTAAGACAACACTTACAGAAAAGCTACTGCTTTTTGGTGGAGCTATACAAGAGGCAGGTGCTGTTAAATCTAACAAGATTAAGAAAGGGGCGACTAGTGACTTTATGGAAATTGAGCGTCAGAGAGGAATTTCTGTTGCGACTTCTGTTCTAGCGTTTGAATATAATGGCATAAAAATTAATATTCTTGATACTCCTGGTCACAAAGATTTTGCCGAAGATACCTTTAGAACACTAACAGCGGTTGATAGTGTAATTGTAGTGATTGACGTTGCAAAAGGTGTTGAGGAACAAACAGAAAAATTAGTAGAAGTATGTCGCATGCGAAACATACCGATGATTGTCTTTGTAAATAAGCTTGACCGTGAGGGTAAAGATGCTTTTGAATTGCTTGATGAGATTGAAGAAAAATTACACCTTAAAGTAACGCCGCTTAGTTTCCCTATCGGTATGGGTTATGATTTCAAGGGAATTTACAATATTTGGGAAAAGAATGTAAATATTTTTAGTGGTGATAGCCGTAAAAATATAGAAGAAACCGTAGAGATTTCTGATCTATCAGATTCCGTTCTTGATGAACTTGTAGGTGATAAAGCAGCTGATACTCTGAGAGAAGAAGTAGAACTTGTGCAAGGTGTCTACCCAGCTTTTGATAATCAAGCTTATCTCGATGGTAAGCTACAGCCTGTGTTTTTTGGTTCTGCTCTTAATAATTTTGGGGTTCGTGAATTGTTAGATTGCTTCGTAAAGATTGCTCCAACACCAAGACCTAAAAAGAGTGAGGAGCGCCTTGTTCATCCAGATGAAAAGGACTTCTCAGGTTTTGTTTTTAAGATCCACGCAAATATGGATCCTAAGCATAGAGACCGTCTTGCGTTTATTAAAATTGTATCAGGAGTTTTTGAGCGTAACAAGCCGTACCTGCATGTACGTAACAAGAAGAATTTAAAATTCTCAAGCCCTAATGCATTCTTTGCAGAGCGTAAAGAAATTGTAGATATCTCATATCCAGGAGATATTGTGGGATTACATGATACAGGAAACTTCAAAATAGGAGATACACTCACTTCTGGCGAAGAATTACATTACAAAGGGATACCAGCATTCTCTCCAGAGCATTTTAGATATATTAATAACGCAGACCCTATGAAGTCTAAGCAGCTGGCAAAAGGTATTGATCAGCTTATGGATGAAGGGGTAGCTCAATTATTTACACTAGAACTTAATGGTCGTAAAGTGATAGGTACTGTGGGAGCATTACAATATGAAGTCATACAATATAGACTAGAACATGAATATGGTGCAAAATGTACTTACGAACCATTATCTGTAACAAAAGCATGTTGGGTAGAGCCTGAAGACCCTAAGAGCGAAGAATTTAAAGAGTTCTTAAGGGTTAAACAACGCTTTATGGCAAAGGATAAACGTGGTCAACTCGTATTTCTAGCAGATTCACCTTTTACATTGCAGATGACACAACAAAAGTACCCGTCTATCAAGATGCATTTTGTGAGTGAGTTTAAAGATTAA
- a CDS encoding DUF2851 family protein, which translates to MSDQSVSELFMKEDFLHYLWKYKKFAFAKAKTTSNESIHLVSVGQHNNLAGPDFFNASLQIGAQKWAGNVEIHLKSSDWYAHGHENDPSYDNVILHVVWEHDIDIYRKDKTPIPTLNLQEYVSQDALQNYKELFANQSQKWINCENDFATIPSRVVDSWLERLYFERLDRKTTVIEQVLKMSNGDWEAVLFIQLMRSFGTKVNAAAFESLAQQIDYSIVRKNAQEPFRLEALFMGMGELLPQETIDSYPLQLQAEFDYLKQKFSLSKELTLPLQFYGLRPANFPTIRLAQIAQLYHKQPQLFQLVMTAETLEQIYKLFEIQASPYWDTHFNFGKSQKKRSKKLSKSFIDLLIINTILPLRFQYAKHQGRDEHELILKFIQNIKPEKNTIIQKFQTLGNKADHAQDSQSLIELKTQYCDPNHCLSCGIGNYLISN; encoded by the coding sequence AACTATTTATGAAAGAAGATTTTTTACACTATTTATGGAAGTATAAAAAGTTCGCTTTCGCGAAAGCAAAAACTACCTCAAATGAGTCTATTCATTTAGTCTCTGTCGGTCAACACAATAATCTAGCGGGTCCAGACTTTTTTAATGCAAGCCTACAAATAGGCGCTCAAAAATGGGCAGGTAATGTAGAGATTCACCTTAAGTCTTCAGATTGGTATGCACATGGTCACGAGAATGACCCATCTTATGATAACGTTATCTTACATGTGGTCTGGGAGCATGATATTGACATTTATAGAAAAGATAAGACACCAATTCCTACACTTAATTTGCAAGAGTATGTTTCTCAAGACGCACTACAGAATTATAAAGAATTGTTTGCAAATCAGTCCCAAAAATGGATTAATTGCGAGAATGATTTTGCGACAATACCATCTCGTGTAGTTGATAGTTGGTTAGAACGTTTATATTTTGAACGACTTGATAGAAAAACTACAGTAATAGAACAAGTTCTCAAAATGTCAAATGGCGATTGGGAGGCTGTTTTGTTTATACAGTTGATGCGCAGTTTTGGTACAAAAGTAAATGCAGCAGCATTTGAGTCACTGGCACAGCAGATAGATTATAGTATCGTACGTAAAAATGCACAAGAGCCTTTTCGGCTAGAGGCATTATTCATGGGAATGGGAGAATTATTGCCTCAAGAAACTATAGATTCTTACCCATTGCAACTACAAGCCGAGTTTGACTACTTGAAGCAGAAGTTTAGTCTTTCTAAAGAACTGACATTACCACTTCAATTCTACGGATTACGTCCAGCAAATTTTCCAACCATTCGATTAGCTCAAATTGCTCAGTTGTATCATAAACAACCGCAATTATTTCAATTAGTGATGACGGCAGAAACCCTTGAACAGATTTATAAACTCTTCGAAATACAGGCCTCTCCGTATTGGGATACACATTTTAATTTTGGAAAGTCACAAAAAAAGCGAAGTAAGAAATTGAGCAAATCTTTTATTGATTTGCTCATCATAAATACTATTTTACCTTTACGCTTTCAGTATGCAAAACATCAAGGTCGTGATGAGCATGAGCTTATTTTGAAATTCATTCAAAATATTAAGCCCGAGAAGAATACCATTATTCAGAAATTCCAAACGCTTGGTAATAAAGCAGATCACGCTCAAGACAGTCAGTCGCTTATTGAATTAAAAACACAATACTGTGATCCCAATCATTGTCTTTCTTGTGGTATTGGTAATTATCTTATTTCTAATTAG